The following are from one region of the Salvia hispanica cultivar TCC Black 2014 chromosome 1, UniMelb_Shisp_WGS_1.0, whole genome shotgun sequence genome:
- the LOC125208862 gene encoding putative late blight resistance protein homolog R1C-3 isoform X2, with the protein MTTFGAVLSAKNTIINTFYCSRFKLVGRSNKILRDVYDKLGPWEEILKRLDYTSSSRSRKKVNALDGRIKEAIWKFEDSLESLLTRHLPSQFETLPEIVSIDLLSLENDARSLIQKLKDMEKEYVYEVDNMAEDEPISSVIGFHGTNSKMTGLSDQLQLLKTDLMRESRRGYHFYSLYGTAGVGKTTLAMQIYEDPEIQSKFECRAWVTVGRVPQPAGQISKGILAQLCGTTQGDDYLKERMDGMNCIVVLDDVWEPHVWDFFKDSLPYTKYGCILVLLTRRHRKSMNVGISNEPWLEVRFLNEEESMELLCEKVFGDEVCPPQLHKAANKIAKLCEGLPLMIVTVADILSTSVHNREPVYWNEVAEKRNSVFTDAYNEISKVLFPSYNYLPQRLKMPFLFMGVFPQDYDTPPSKIITMLTAEGLWYDRRCLRELAIYFSLVLRSFKSVNKTSDEFSIGEYKTCWLHSSWRHVCRGEASQNKFYHVLNKLIDALEGLKGQRGLCLENNILFGIKEFRDSVRLNCASYARSLLFYGPYHQYPIPIDVGFRLLREIDALRQRFYTFPIEFLSLFQLKYLALTYNGELPATISKLFNLRVLIIHPHMKIRRLRAASYVPIQIWDMQELEHIEILGKSLVAPSHLSSLKKLKTLVGVNASICTISQLSRRIPNIRKLRIQIELTPYDDHNDLLRCFGCISILGSLEILKFNITNPVIKHGHVYPVTPGSLKLPRNLKKLHLSGMGFPWEYMDVVGSLPYLEALKLRSYAFLGSCWEAKRESFWELKFLLIEESDLVQWNPRLGSFPKLDYLSLKHCYKLKEVSGPTSIYAELGFEIVAIELEDCNPLALTCATQLQPARTNKLTVIGSSSFYEKPITFKYERYGGDHIPKAIREVEDSDKEGDVEGGGIDEDTNEKDREENNGEKCTSDHEDIKEEDYGKEIANRGEDDEGKGADEDSNDEDEEENDHEYSYEEQETEASANIKEHGCVEEDGRLMPMSKSMRASQGFESAATK; encoded by the exons ATGACAACTTTTGGTGCTGTTCTTTCTGCTAAGAACACAATTATCAATACTTTCTATTGTTCTCGATTTAAACTTGTTGGTCGCTCTAACAAAATCCTAAGAGACGTATACGATAAGTTGGGGCCTTGGGAAGAAATTCTGAAAAGATTGGACTACACAAGCTCAAGCAGGAGCAGGAAGAAGGTGAACGCTTTGGATGGAAGAATCAAAGAGGCAATTTGGAAATTTGAAGACTCGTTGGAATCCCTTCTTACACGACACCTTCCTTCACAATTTGAAACTCTTCCTGAGATTGTCTCCATTGATCTGCTGAGTCTGGAAAATGATGCTCGTTCCTTGATCCAGAAGCTCAAGGATATGGAGAAGGAGTACGTTTATGAAGTTGATAATATGGCTGAAGACGAACCTATTTCCTCAGTCATCGGTTTTCATGGAACCAACTCAAAGATGACGGGGTTATCAGACCAACTTCAACTCCTCAAAACCGATCTTATGAGAGAATCTCGTCGCGGGTAtcatttctactcactttATGGAACGGCAGGCGTTGGGAAGACCACTCTTGctatgcaaatttatgaagatCCCGAGATTCAGAGCAAATTTGAGTGTCGCGCGTGGGTCACCGTAGGCAGAGTGCCTCAACCGGCCGGTCAAATTTCAAAAGGCATTTTAGCTCAACTGTGTGGAACTACACAAGGAGATGACTACTTGAAGGAAAGAATGGATGGCATGAATTGCATCGTTGTGTTGGATGATGTCTGGGAGCCACATGTATGGGATTTCTTTAAAGATTCTTTACCATACACAAAATATGGTTGCATTCTTGTCTTGCTTACTAGACGACATCGAAAATCAATGAATGTTGGTATAAGTAATGAGCCTTGGCTTGAGGTGCGGTTTttgaatgaagaagaaagtatGGAGCTACTATGTGAGAAGGTGTTTGGTGATGAGGTTTGTCCTCCTCAACTTCACAAAGCCGCCAACAAAATTGCCAAGCTTTGTGAAGGTCTCCCTCTCATGATAGTCACAGTTGCTGACATCCTATCGACATCCGTGCATAACAGAGAACCCgtctactggaatgaagtagcAGAAAAGAGAAATTCAGTCTTTACAGATGCatataatgaaatatcaaAGGTACTTTTCCCAAGCTACAATTACCTGCCTCAACGTCTTAAAATGCCTTTTCTGTTTATGGGAGTTTTCCCTCAAGATTATGACACCCCTCCTTCCAAGATCATCACCATGCTCACTGCGGAGGGGTTGTGGTATGATCGGAGATGCTTGAGAGAGCTAGCTATCTACTTTAGTCTTGTTTTACGTAGCTTTAAGAGTGTGAATAAAACATCAGATGAGTTTTCTATTGGAGAGTATAAAACTTGTTGGCTTCATTCTTCATGGCGGCATGTGTGTAGAGGAGAAGCTAGTCAGAACAAGTTTTATCATGTCCTAAATAAGTTGATTGATGCCTTAGAAGGTCTAAAAGGTCAACGCGGCTTGTGTCTCGAAAATAACATCTTGTTTGGCATCAAAGAGTTTCGCGACTCAGTGAGATTGAACTGTGCATCCTATGCACGTTCTCTCCTTTTCTATGGTCCTTACCACCAATATCCAATCCCTATAGATGTTGGTTTCAGATTGCTTAGAGAAATAGATGCTCTCAGACAACGTTTCTATACTTTCCCAATAGAATTTTTGTCCCTATTCCAACTAAAGTACCTTGCCCTAACTTACAACGGAGAACTCCCTGCAACTATATCCAAACTTTTCAACCTTCGAGTCTTGATTATCCATCCACATATGAAAATTAGACGACTTAGAGCTGCATCATATGTGCCAATACAAATTTGGGATATGCAAGAGTTAGAGCATATTGAGATATTGGGAAAGAGCCTTGTAGCTCCATCTCATCTTTCTTCTTTAAAAAAGCTCAAAACACTTGTAGGTGTGAATGCTAGCATATGTACAATCTCGCAGCTCTCCAGAAGAATTCCTAACATAAGGAAATTAAGAATACAGATTGAGCTGACTCCTTATGATGACCATAATGACCTTCTGCGTTGCTTTGGTTGTATTTCAATACTTGGAAGTTTGGAGATACTCAAATTCAATATCACAAATCCTGTGATCAAGCATGGTCATGTTTACCCGGTGACGCCTGGGTCATTGAAGTTACCACgtaatttgaaaaagttacATTTGAGTGGCATGGGATTTCCCTGGGAATACATGGATGTCGTTGGATCTTTGCCATATCTTGAAGCCCTCAAACTGCGATCCTACGCCTTTCTGGGTTCGTGTTGGGAAGCAAAAAGAGAGAGTTTTTGGGAACTTAAGTTTCTTCTAATTGAAGAAAGTGATTTGGTGCAATGGAATCCAAGACTTGGTAGCTTTCCTAAGCTTGACTACCTAAGCTTGAAACATTGCTACAAACTAAAAGAGGTCTCTGGGCCTACTTCAATATATGCCGAACTTGGATTTGAGATCGTGGCGATTGAATTAGAGGACTGTAATCCTTTAGCTTTGACTTGTGCGACCCAATTACAACCAGCACGAACTAATAAGCTTACGGTTATTGGATCTTCTTCATTTTACGAGAAACCGATAACTTTCAAATATGAGAG GTATGGAGGTGACCATATACCTAAGGCGATAAG GGAAGTTGAGGATTCAGACAAAGAGGGTGATGTTGAAG GTGGGGGCATTGACGAGGATACAAATGAGAAAGACCGGGAAGAGAACAATGGTGAAAAATGTACGTCCGATCATGAGGATATAAAGGAAGAGGATTATGGTAAAGAAATTGCCAATCGAGGAGAGGATGATGAAG GCAAGGGTGCTGATGAGGATTCAAATGACGAAGATGAGGAAGAGAATGATCATGAATATTCGTATGAGGAACAGGAAACCGAAGCAAGTGCCAACATCAAGGAGCAT GGgtgtgttgaagaagatggtAGGCTTATGCCAATGTCAAAGAGCAT GAGAGCTTCTCAAGGCTTTGAATCAGCTGCTACAAAGTAA
- the LOC125208862 gene encoding putative late blight resistance protein homolog R1C-3 isoform X1 — protein MTTFGAVLSAKNTIINTFYCSRFKLVGRSNKILRDVYDKLGPWEEILKRLDYTSSSRSRKKVNALDGRIKEAIWKFEDSLESLLTRHLPSQFETLPEIVSIDLLSLENDARSLIQKLKDMEKEYVYEVDNMAEDEPISSVIGFHGTNSKMTGLSDQLQLLKTDLMRESRRGYHFYSLYGTAGVGKTTLAMQIYEDPEIQSKFECRAWVTVGRVPQPAGQISKGILAQLCGTTQGDDYLKERMDGMNCIVVLDDVWEPHVWDFFKDSLPYTKYGCILVLLTRRHRKSMNVGISNEPWLEVRFLNEEESMELLCEKVFGDEVCPPQLHKAANKIAKLCEGLPLMIVTVADILSTSVHNREPVYWNEVAEKRNSVFTDAYNEISKVLFPSYNYLPQRLKMPFLFMGVFPQDYDTPPSKIITMLTAEGLWYDRRCLRELAIYFSLVLRSFKSVNKTSDEFSIGEYKTCWLHSSWRHVCRGEASQNKFYHVLNKLIDALEGLKGQRGLCLENNILFGIKEFRDSVRLNCASYARSLLFYGPYHQYPIPIDVGFRLLREIDALRQRFYTFPIEFLSLFQLKYLALTYNGELPATISKLFNLRVLIIHPHMKIRRLRAASYVPIQIWDMQELEHIEILGKSLVAPSHLSSLKKLKTLVGVNASICTISQLSRRIPNIRKLRIQIELTPYDDHNDLLRCFGCISILGSLEILKFNITNPVIKHGHVYPVTPGSLKLPRNLKKLHLSGMGFPWEYMDVVGSLPYLEALKLRSYAFLGSCWEAKRESFWELKFLLIEESDLVQWNPRLGSFPKLDYLSLKHCYKLKEVSGPTSIYAELGFEIVAIELEDCNPLALTCATQLQPARTNKLTVIGSSSFYEKPITFKYERYGGDHIPKAIREVEDSDKEGDVEGGGIDEDTNEKDREENNGEKCTSDHEDIKEEDYGKEIANRGEDDEGEDEDANVEDEQRMIGNTHTITRIHTRMMKARVLMRIQMTKMRKRMIMNIRMRNRKPKQVPTSRSMGVLKKMVGLCQCQRA, from the exons ATGACAACTTTTGGTGCTGTTCTTTCTGCTAAGAACACAATTATCAATACTTTCTATTGTTCTCGATTTAAACTTGTTGGTCGCTCTAACAAAATCCTAAGAGACGTATACGATAAGTTGGGGCCTTGGGAAGAAATTCTGAAAAGATTGGACTACACAAGCTCAAGCAGGAGCAGGAAGAAGGTGAACGCTTTGGATGGAAGAATCAAAGAGGCAATTTGGAAATTTGAAGACTCGTTGGAATCCCTTCTTACACGACACCTTCCTTCACAATTTGAAACTCTTCCTGAGATTGTCTCCATTGATCTGCTGAGTCTGGAAAATGATGCTCGTTCCTTGATCCAGAAGCTCAAGGATATGGAGAAGGAGTACGTTTATGAAGTTGATAATATGGCTGAAGACGAACCTATTTCCTCAGTCATCGGTTTTCATGGAACCAACTCAAAGATGACGGGGTTATCAGACCAACTTCAACTCCTCAAAACCGATCTTATGAGAGAATCTCGTCGCGGGTAtcatttctactcactttATGGAACGGCAGGCGTTGGGAAGACCACTCTTGctatgcaaatttatgaagatCCCGAGATTCAGAGCAAATTTGAGTGTCGCGCGTGGGTCACCGTAGGCAGAGTGCCTCAACCGGCCGGTCAAATTTCAAAAGGCATTTTAGCTCAACTGTGTGGAACTACACAAGGAGATGACTACTTGAAGGAAAGAATGGATGGCATGAATTGCATCGTTGTGTTGGATGATGTCTGGGAGCCACATGTATGGGATTTCTTTAAAGATTCTTTACCATACACAAAATATGGTTGCATTCTTGTCTTGCTTACTAGACGACATCGAAAATCAATGAATGTTGGTATAAGTAATGAGCCTTGGCTTGAGGTGCGGTTTttgaatgaagaagaaagtatGGAGCTACTATGTGAGAAGGTGTTTGGTGATGAGGTTTGTCCTCCTCAACTTCACAAAGCCGCCAACAAAATTGCCAAGCTTTGTGAAGGTCTCCCTCTCATGATAGTCACAGTTGCTGACATCCTATCGACATCCGTGCATAACAGAGAACCCgtctactggaatgaagtagcAGAAAAGAGAAATTCAGTCTTTACAGATGCatataatgaaatatcaaAGGTACTTTTCCCAAGCTACAATTACCTGCCTCAACGTCTTAAAATGCCTTTTCTGTTTATGGGAGTTTTCCCTCAAGATTATGACACCCCTCCTTCCAAGATCATCACCATGCTCACTGCGGAGGGGTTGTGGTATGATCGGAGATGCTTGAGAGAGCTAGCTATCTACTTTAGTCTTGTTTTACGTAGCTTTAAGAGTGTGAATAAAACATCAGATGAGTTTTCTATTGGAGAGTATAAAACTTGTTGGCTTCATTCTTCATGGCGGCATGTGTGTAGAGGAGAAGCTAGTCAGAACAAGTTTTATCATGTCCTAAATAAGTTGATTGATGCCTTAGAAGGTCTAAAAGGTCAACGCGGCTTGTGTCTCGAAAATAACATCTTGTTTGGCATCAAAGAGTTTCGCGACTCAGTGAGATTGAACTGTGCATCCTATGCACGTTCTCTCCTTTTCTATGGTCCTTACCACCAATATCCAATCCCTATAGATGTTGGTTTCAGATTGCTTAGAGAAATAGATGCTCTCAGACAACGTTTCTATACTTTCCCAATAGAATTTTTGTCCCTATTCCAACTAAAGTACCTTGCCCTAACTTACAACGGAGAACTCCCTGCAACTATATCCAAACTTTTCAACCTTCGAGTCTTGATTATCCATCCACATATGAAAATTAGACGACTTAGAGCTGCATCATATGTGCCAATACAAATTTGGGATATGCAAGAGTTAGAGCATATTGAGATATTGGGAAAGAGCCTTGTAGCTCCATCTCATCTTTCTTCTTTAAAAAAGCTCAAAACACTTGTAGGTGTGAATGCTAGCATATGTACAATCTCGCAGCTCTCCAGAAGAATTCCTAACATAAGGAAATTAAGAATACAGATTGAGCTGACTCCTTATGATGACCATAATGACCTTCTGCGTTGCTTTGGTTGTATTTCAATACTTGGAAGTTTGGAGATACTCAAATTCAATATCACAAATCCTGTGATCAAGCATGGTCATGTTTACCCGGTGACGCCTGGGTCATTGAAGTTACCACgtaatttgaaaaagttacATTTGAGTGGCATGGGATTTCCCTGGGAATACATGGATGTCGTTGGATCTTTGCCATATCTTGAAGCCCTCAAACTGCGATCCTACGCCTTTCTGGGTTCGTGTTGGGAAGCAAAAAGAGAGAGTTTTTGGGAACTTAAGTTTCTTCTAATTGAAGAAAGTGATTTGGTGCAATGGAATCCAAGACTTGGTAGCTTTCCTAAGCTTGACTACCTAAGCTTGAAACATTGCTACAAACTAAAAGAGGTCTCTGGGCCTACTTCAATATATGCCGAACTTGGATTTGAGATCGTGGCGATTGAATTAGAGGACTGTAATCCTTTAGCTTTGACTTGTGCGACCCAATTACAACCAGCACGAACTAATAAGCTTACGGTTATTGGATCTTCTTCATTTTACGAGAAACCGATAACTTTCAAATATGAGAG GTATGGAGGTGACCATATACCTAAGGCGATAAG GGAAGTTGAGGATTCAGACAAAGAGGGTGATGTTGAAG GTGGGGGCATTGACGAGGATACAAATGAGAAAGACCGGGAAGAGAACAATGGTGAAAAATGTACGTCCGATCATGAGGATATAAAGGAAGAGGATTATGGTAAAGAAATTGCCAATCGAGGAGAGGATGATGAAG GCGAGGACGAGGATGCAAATGTGGAGGATGAGCAAAGAATGATAGGAAATACACATACGATCACGAGGATACATACGAGGATGATGAAG GCAAGGGTGCTGATGAGGATTCAAATGACGAAGATGAGGAAGAGAATGATCATGAATATTCGTATGAGGAACAGGAAACCGAAGCAAGTGCCAACATCAAGGAGCAT GGgtgtgttgaagaagatggtAGGCTTATGCCAATGTCAAAGAGCAT GA